A genome region from Brassica oleracea var. oleracea cultivar TO1000 chromosome C2, BOL, whole genome shotgun sequence includes the following:
- the LOC106323822 gene encoding uncharacterized protein LOC106323822: MTLRPSFRSRGNPSKAASASRGSDRNQGGSFLISMKEVLDDGGSKPVVETTPTEVVAQDAAPLPEVQVPEADYQAPKGTSEVEPSRHKRPRTDQGGAPTRSSSSSSRGGTVGWSFTHSKPGSILDDSWGLAAIMRHLKSVGCPLPALKDLTNRDEYLDIAHCMGQLAGAVNRVSLV; the protein is encoded by the exons ATGACTCTGCGACCATCATTCCGTTCTAGGGGTAACCCCTCTAAAGCTGCCAGTGCTTCTCGTGGAAGCGACAGGAACCAAGGAGGATCGTTCCTTATCTCAATGAAGGAAGTTTTGGACGACGGAGGATCCAAACCTGTTGTCGAGACTACTCCAACTGAGGTTGTAGCTCAGGATGCTGCTCCTCTCCCTGAGGTCCAGGTGCCGGAGGCTGACTACCAGGCTCCGAAGGGTACCTCTGAGGTCGAGCCGTCGAGACACAAGAGGCCCAGGACCGATCAGGGCGGAGCTCCCACCCGTTCTTCTTCCTCGTCCTCTAGAGGAGGGACTGTTGGGTGGAGCTTTACCCATTCGAAGCCTGGGTCGATCCTGGACGACTCTTGGGGCCTAGCTGCGATAATGAGGCACCTGAAGAGCGTGGGATGTCCCCTTCCAGCGCTCAAGGACCTGACTAACCGAGATGAGTATCTCGATATTGCTCACTGTATGGGTCAG TTGGCTGGGGCTGTTAACAGG GTTTCTTTGGTTTGA
- the LOC106327256 gene encoding uncharacterized protein LOC106327256 produces the protein MRKPNSSKVGRKVVKKTLIALGRMLALRGGGGEVDSSRKSLNALAAGGGSNMQIVCVDADCASGLEYDLDYMKYLTIFKESHQYMLEGEASPLRIMYTADKEVDDEKLRGRRRSKPPLVSNVSKKLKTGGARREDHNKSTVFRKEVVLRGRKIAMTKTTIKAEKEASLRGRKKIALSKNTIKLEPKCNHGKDTKQEKEVSLHKNAMKVERKSDAKDTHQEKEVSRRGRKPKNWNKLDNEESRRRRNAIFRASKRLKAEKIITVVNSKDAPQGKKSCVTKSDFKACKKENEESNSEKRKSKPHEIFRASKRLKTDQNLVNNKLKKEEFINKDKAKPKATSHVKDSLLHNFKPHKKVENEVSSRRTLMDKSYEYFIAFLRNSVTVIEVKPEKALVPLSDPDIIAVSNCPFSDGGPSPFEANKDGKVIDLEDRIEPEDMFNSTFSKKLLEILRQPYDKNEFKQRLFEASQKKQLTRSRQLRDGREIEYNVDHQLGPSYFDRYPDFKRVFRRSRFAKDDHRALNLLRGFFFYFENIVLEGAFKPWLHEARVMRECKDIVCIK, from the exons ATGAGGAAACCGAATAGCTCTAAGGTTGGTAGGAAAGTTGTGAAGAAGACATTAATAGCTCTTGGTAGGATGCTGGCTCTTCGTGGTGGCGGTGGTGAAGTGGATTCATCACGCAAGTCACTCAACGCTTTAGCTGCGGGTGGTGGAAGTAATATGCAGATTGTTTGTGTTGATGCTGATTGCGCTTCCGGTTTGGAGTATGATCTAGACTATATGAAGTACTTGACCATCTTTAAGGAAAGCCATCAGTATATGCTTGAGGGAGAGGCTTCTCCATTGCGTATTATGTACACTGCTGACAAGGAAGTGGACGATGAGAAGCTTAGAGGAAGGAGAAGGTCAAAGCCTCCTCTTGTTTCCAATGTTTCAAAGAAGTTGAAGACTGGTGGGGCTCGTAGAGAAGATCATAATAAGTCAACTGTCTTCAGGAAAGAAGTTGTTCTAAGGGGAAGGAAGATTGCTATGACCAAGACCACTATCAAAGCAGAGAAAGAAGCTTCTCTACGAGGAAGGAAGAAGATTGCTCTGTCCAAGAACACTATCAAGTTAGAGCCTAAGTGTAATCATGGCAAAGACACCAAGCAAGAGAAAGAAGTCTCTCTGCACAAGAACGCTATGAAAGTAGAGCGTAAAAGTGATGCCAAAGACACACATCAAGAGAAAGAAGTTAGTAGACGAGGAAGGAAGCCAAAGAACTGGAACAAATTGGATAATGAGGAGAGCAGACGAAGGAGAAATGCAATTTTCAGAGCTTCAAAGAGACTGAAGGCTGAGAAGATCATCACAGTGGTTAACTCCAAAGATGCTCCACAAGGAAAGAAGAGTTGTGTGACCAAGAGCGATTTCAAAGCCTGCAAGAAGGAGAATGAGGAGAGCAACAGTGAAAAGAGAAAGTCAAAGCCTCATGAGATTTTCAGAGCTTCAAAGAGACTTAAGACTGATCAGAACTTGGTTAACAACAAACTAAAGAAAGAAGAGTTTATAAACAAGGACAAGGCTAAACCAAAGGCCACAAGTCATGTGAAAGACAGCTTACTTCACAATTTCAAACCTCACAAGAAGGTTGAGAACGAAGTGAGCAGCCGAAGAACCTTAATGGATAAAAGCTATGAATATTTCATAGCGTTTCTGAGAAACTCTGTTACTGTTATTGAAGTGAAGCCTGAGAAAGCCTTAGTGCCTTTATCAGATCCTGATATTATCGCAGTCAGTAACTGTCCGTTTTCTGATGGAGGCCCTTCCCCATTTGAGGCAAACAAAGACGGCAAAGTGATA GATCTTGAAGACCGTATTGAACCTGAAGATATGTTCAACTCTACATTTAGCAAGAAGCTACTGGAAATTCTCAGACAGCCGTATGATAAAAATGAGTTCAAGCAACGCCTTTTTGAGGCATCACAAAAGAAACAGCTGACTCGGTCTAGGCAACTGCGAGACGGAAGAGAGATCGAATATAACGTTGATCACCAGTTGGGACCTTCTTATTTCGACCGGTATCCAG ATTTCAAGCGTGTGTTTCGTCGTTCTCGTTTTGCAAAGGATGATCATAGAGCTTTGAACCTGTTGCGTGGCTTTTTCTTTTATTTCGAG AACATAGTTCTTGAAGGTGCATTCAAACCATGGTTGCATGAAGCACGTGTGATGAGAGAATGCAAAGATATCGTATGCATCAAGTAA
- the LOC106322472 gene encoding protein LAZ1 homolog 1-like, producing the protein MEWRGLLCSLFFILSMGESSSSRRFRSMWLPNNSLLVDETTFFTWPILSASVFVLVALLLPMYLIFQHLASYNQPEEQKFLIGLILMVPVYALESFLSLLNSEAAFNCEVIRDCYEAFALYCFERYLIACLDGEERTIEFMEQQTVITQSTPLLEGTCTYGVVEHPFPMNCFLKDWNLGPQFYHAVKIGIVQYMILKLICALLAMILEACGVYGEGKFQWNYGYPYLAVVLNFSQTWALYCLVQFYGVIKDKLAPIKPLAKFLTFKSIVFLTWWQGIIVAFLFSMGLFKGSLAKELKTRIQDYIICIEMGVAAVVHLYVFPAAPYKRGERCVRNVAVMSDYASIDTPPDPEEVKDSERTTRMRYGRHDEAEKRLSFPQSVRDVVMGSSEIIADDMRFTVSHVVEPVERGIAKVNRTFHQISENVKRFEQKKKRTKDDSYVIPMSTWTKEFSEVHDNLYEGGSVSDSGLGSRKRHHQSRVSGLWSRMRS; encoded by the exons ATGGAGTGGAGGGGACTCCTCTGCTCTCTCTTCTTTATCCTCTCCATGGGAGAGTCCTCCTCTAGTAGAAGATTCCGGTCAATGTGGCTTCCTAACAACAGCCTCCTTGTTGATGAGACTACCTTCTTCACTTGGCCTATCTTGAGTGCCAGTGTTTTCGTTCTTGTTGCCCTCCTCCTCCCTATGTATCTCATCTTCCAACACCTTGCTTCTTATAATCAGCCTGAG GAACAGAAATTTCTTATTGGTCTTATTCTCATGGTCCCTGTTTATGCCCTCGAATCG TTTTTGTCTTTGTTGAATTCAGAAGCGGCTTTCAACTGCGAGGTTATTCGTGATTGTTATGAAGCTTTTGCGCTCTACTGCTTTGAGAGATATTTGATTGCTTGCCTTG ATGGAGAAGAACGTACGATTGAATTCATGGAACAGCAAACAGTTATCACCCAGAGCACCCCTCTTCTTGAAGGCACATGTACTTACGGAGTTGTGGAGCATCCTTTTCCAATGAACTGCTTCTTAAAAGATTGGAATCTTGGTCCTCAGTTTTATCACGCTGTGAAAATTGGCATCGTTCAATAT ATGATACTGAAATTGATCTGTGCTCTATTAGCAATGATCCTTGAAGCGTGTGGAGTTTATGGAGAAGGAAAGTTCCAATGGAATTACGG ATATCCATATCTGGCTGTAGTGCTGAACTTCAGCCAAACATGGGCGTTGTATTGCCTTGTACAGTTCTACGGCGTCATCAAAGATAAGCTAGCACCCATCAAACCACTGGCCAAGTTCTTAACATTCAAGTCTATTGTATTCCTCACCTGGTGGCAAGGTATTATCGTTGCCTTCCTCTTCTCCATGGGACTTTTCAAAGGGTCCTTGGCTAAAGAACTAAAAACGAGAATACAAGACTACATCATCTGTATTGAG ATGGGTGTTGCTGCTGTGGTTCATCTCTATGTCTTTCCAGCTGCGCCTTACAAGCGTGGGGAAAGATGTGTGCGTAACGTAGCAGTGATGTCAGATTACGCCTCTATAGACACACCTCCCGATCCAGAAGAGGTTAAAGACAGCGAAAGAACAACTAGGATGCGGTACGGTAGGCATGATGAGGCGGAGAAACGCTTGAGTTTCCCACAGAGTGTGCGTGATGTGGTGATGGGGAGTAGTGAAATC ATTGCGGATGACATGAGGTTCACTGTTTCACACGTGGTGGAGCCTGTTGAAAGAGGAATAGCTAAAGTGAACAGAACATTCCATCAGATATCTGAAAACGTGAAAAGATTTGAGCAGAAGAAGAAGAGAACAAAGGATGATTCTTATGTGATTCCAATGAGTACATGGACGAAAGAGTTCTCAGAGGTTCATGATAACCTTTATGAAGGAGGGAGTGTGAGTGACAGCGGTTTAGGAAGCAGAAAGAGACATCACCAATCTAGAGTCTCTGGATTGTGGAGTAGAATGCGAAGTTAA
- the LOC106323094 gene encoding probable acyl-activating enzyme 4, producing the protein MELLLPHPSNSSPLTVLGFLDRAAAVYGDSPSLLHDTTTHTWSETHSRCLRVASTLSSSSLGINRGQVVSVIGPNVPSVYELQFAVPMSGAVLNNINPRLDAHALSVVLRHSESKLVFVDHHSSSLVLEALSFLPKNEKPRLVHLQDDSNISGLTNMSASSSADVDFLDTYEGVMERGDPRFKWVRPNNEWNPMVLNYTSGTTSSPKGVVLSHRAVFMSTVNSLLYWSMPNRPVYLWTLPMFHANGWGYTWATAAVGATNICVRRVDAPTIFELIDKHQVTHMCAAPMVLNMLTNYPSRKQLKRPVQIMTAGAPPPATVISSAESLGFDVAHGYGLTETGGLVVTCAWKPEWDGLGQDERARLKSRQGIRTAVFAEADVLDTLTGKSVKHDGVTVGEIVFRGGCVMLGYYNDPEGTAASMREDGWFYTGDIGVMHPDGYLEVKDRSKDVIICGGENISSTEVETVLYTNPAVKEAAVVAKPDKMWGETPCAFVSLKCSDGGSVTEREVREFCKKKLPKYMVPRNVVFMEELPKTSTGKIQKFLLRQMAKSLP; encoded by the exons ATGGAACTTTTGCTCCCACACCCTTCAAACTCATCTCCTCTGACTGTTCTCGGTTTCTTGGACCGAGCCGCCGCCGTTTACGGTGACTCTCCTTCCCTCCTCCACGATACCACCACCCATACTTGGTCTGAAACCCACTCTCGATGTCTCCGAGTCGCTTCGACTCTATCTTCCTCCTCCCTCGGAATCAACCGTGGCCAAGTTGTCTCCGTTATTGGTCCCAACGTTCCTTCTGTCTACGAGCTTCAGTTCGCGGTTCCAATGTCTGGAGCAGTCCTCAATAACATCAACCCTCGTTTAGACGCTCATGCACTCTCGGTTGTTCTACGTCACAGTGAATCCAAGCTCGTTTTCGTCGACCATCACTCGAGTTCTTTAGTCCTCGAAGCTCTCTCGTTCTTGCCCAAGAATGAGAAGCCTCGTCTCGTCCACCTCCAAGATGACAGCAACAT ATCCGGCTTAACCAATATGTCGGCCTCTTCGTCTGCTGACGTGGATTTTCTCGACACTTACGAAGGTGTAATGGAGAGAGGAGACCCGAGGTTCAAGTGGGTCCGTCCTAACAACGAGTGGAACCCAATGGTGCTTAACTACACTTCCGGAACGACGTCGTCTCCTAAAGGTGTGGTACTTAGTCACAGAGCAGTTTTCATGAGTACCGTTAACTCTTTGCTCTACTGGTCTATGCCTAACCGACCAGTCTACCTATGGACCCTACCGATGTTCCACGCCAACGGTTGGGGCTACACATGGGCCACAGCTGCTGTGGGGGCCACAAACATTTGTGTCCGAAGAGTAGACGCTCCGACCATTTTCGAGTTGATCGACAAGCATCAAGTGACTCACATGTGCGCCGCGCCGATGGTTCTCAACATGTTGACTAACTATCCATCTAGGAAACAGCTTAAACGGCCGGTCCAGATTATGACAGCTGGAGCTCCACCTCCGGCCACGGTCATTTCAAGCGCCGAGAGTCTAGGTTTTGATGTGGCTCACGGTTACGGGCTGACAGAAACTGGTGGTCTAGTTGTCACATGTGCGTGGAAGCCGGAGTGGGACGGGCTAGGACAAGACGAGAGAGCGAGACTGAAGTCAAGGCAAGGAATCAGAACCGCGGTATTCGCGGAAGCTGACGTGTTGGACACGCTAACGGGAAAGAGCGTGAAGCACGACGGAGTAACTGTGGGAGAGATTGTCTTCAGAGGTGGTTGTGTCATGTTGGGTTACTACAATGACCCGGAAGGGACCGCCGCGAGTATGAGAGAAGACGGATGGTTCTACACTGGAGACATTGGTGTGATGCACCCGGACGGTTACTTGGAAGTCAAGGATAGGTCAAAAGATGTGATCATATGTGGAGGAGAGAACATAAGCAGCACGGAAGTTGAGACGGTTTTGTACACGAACCCGGCGGTTAAGGAAGCAGCTGTGGTGGCTAAACCGGATAAGATGTGGGGAGAGACTCCTTGTGCGTTTGTGAGCTTGAAGTGTAGTGATGGTGGGTCAGTTACTGAGAGAGAGGTAAGGGAGTTTTGTAAGAAGAAGCTACCAAAGTATATGGTTCCAAGGAATGTGGTTTTCATGGAGGAGCTTCCAAAGACTTCTACTGGAAAGATTCAGAAGTTCCTGCTCAGACAAATGGCCAAGTCTTTGCCTTGA